A single window of Gavia stellata isolate bGavSte3 chromosome 16, bGavSte3.hap2, whole genome shotgun sequence DNA harbors:
- the LOC104259597 gene encoding sulfate transporter codes for MEDTSSQKSGQSKDALGSLTPEESPADFTHVKLEEHEPTDFSTKELILKKAREVCTCNHQTIITFFCQLFPVLDWLPRYNVKTQLLGDVISGLLVGVVAIPQSISYSLLANQDPIYGIYTNFFCNIIYVAMATSRHNFVGSFGVLCLMIGQSVNRHLQLAGYSNDNAGSSLVGNSTSSSNGTGACDRSCYAITVALSLSFLVGLYQILLGVLHLGFVAVYLSEPLLSGFVTGSSLTIITSQMKYLLGLKIPRHEGVGSFILTWVDLFRYIQNTNICDLVTSLVALAIIVPVKEINDWYKEKMKAPFPIELLVVIVATVISYYFDFEERYKSAVCGDIPTGFRKPTLPDINLFSSLAVDALPIAVIGFAMTVSLAEIFGKKHGYAVRANQEMIAIGMCNLIPSFFYCFASSAALTKTLLKESTGTQTQVSGLITSLVLLLVLLWIAPLFYSLQTSILGVVTIVNLRGGLRKFRDTPHMWQLSKLDTVVWWTTMLSSTLITTEIGLLVGVCFALLCVIFRMQRPRATLLGKVSNTEIYEDQSTYKQLSSIANIKIFRFESSLYYANKEYFKTVLYQKTGVNPILLAAKHQRAKKRAEKPPADACPSSIDMHTLILDCGAMQFIDTVGLSVLKETHHDYKDIGVQVLLANCNPSIRHRLREGGWAGESDSDGQLAFHSIHDAVQFAERWYHVQQEGSKEKNDALLDPEDLNFQASL; via the exons ATGGAGGACACATCGAGCCAGAAGTCAGGACAGAGCAAAGACGCACTGGGCTCCCTAACACCAGAAGAGAGTCCTGCCGATTTTACACATGTCAAATTGGAGGAGCATGAGCCCACAGACTTCAGCACCAAGGAACTCATCCTAAAGAAAGCCAGAGAGGTCTGCACATGCAATCATCAAACCATCATCACCTTCTTCTGTCAGCTGTTCCCAGTGCTGGACTGGCTTCCCCGCTACAATGTCAAGACGCAGTTGCTTGGGGATGTCATATCTGGGCTCCTGGTGGGGGTAGTTGCCATCCCTCAGTCCATCTCCTACTCTCTCTTAGCAAACCAGGATCCCATCTACGGAATCTACACCAACTTCTTCTGCAATATCATCTACGTTGCTATGGCCACTTCACGTCATAACTTTGTGGGCTCCTTCGGTGTCCTGTGCCTGATGATTGGGCAGTCTGTGAACCGGCACCTCCAGCTAGCAGGGTACAGCAACGACAACGCTGGCTCTTCACTGGTGGGCAACTCCACCTCCTCCAGTAACGGGACGGGTGCCTGTGACAGGAGCTGCTACGCCATCACTGTGGCCCTTTCCTTAAGCTTTCTGGTCGGTCTTTACCAG ATCCTGCTGGGGGTTTTACATCTGGGCTTTGTGGCTGTCTACCTGTCAGAACCTCTCCTCAGTGGCTTTGTGACCGGCTCCAGCCTCACCATTATCACCTCCCAGATGAAGTATCTCCTGGGACTGAAAATCCCTCGTCACGAAGGGGTGGGGTCCTTCATCCTGACGTGGGTTGACCTTTTCAGATACATCCAGAACACCAACATCTGTGACCTGGTCACCAGCCTGGTTGCTTTGGCCATCATAGTGCCTGTCAAAGAGATCAATGACTGGTATAAGGAGAAGATGAAGGCCCCGTTCCCCATAGAGCTGCTGGTGGTCATTGTAGCCACAGTAATATCTTACTACTTTGACTTCGAAGAGCGATACAAGTCTGCTGTTTGTGGGGATATCCCCACTGGTTTCAGGAAACCCACTCTACCAGATATAAACCTGTTTTCCAGCCTGGCAGTTGATGCTCTGCCCATTGCTGTTATTGGCTTTGCCATGACTGTCTCGCTGGCGGAAATCTTTGGCAAAAAGCATGGCTACGCTGTCCGTGCCAACCAAGAGATGATTGCCATTGGCATGTGCAACCTGATCCCTTCTTTCTTCTACTGCTTTGCCAGCTCTGCGGCCCTGACAAAGACTCTGCTGAAGGAGTCCACTGGGACCCAGACCCAAGTCTCTGGCctgatcacctccctggtgctgctgctaGTGCTGCTGTGGATCGCCCCACTCTTCTACTCGCTGCAGACCTCCATCCTGGGGGTGGTCACCATCGTCAACCTGCGGGGGGGCCTGAGGAAGTTCCGTGACACCCCCCACATGTGGCAGCTCAGCAAGCTGGACACGGTGGTGTGGTGGACAACCATGCTGTCCTCCACGCTGATCACCACGGAGATTGGGCTCCTCGTGGGCgtctgctttgctctgctctgtgtCATCTTCCGCATGCAGAGACCCAGAGCCACTCTCCTGGGCAAGGTCAGCAACACGGAAATCTATGAGGACCAGTCCACATACAAGCAGCTCAGCAGTATTGCCAACATCAAAATCTTCCGCTTCGAGTCATCCCTCTACTATGCCAACAAGGAATATTTCAAGACTGTTCTCTACCAGAAAACTGGGGTAAATCCTATCCTGCTGGCTGCTAAGCACCAAAGG GCCAAGAAAAGGGCTGAGAAGCCTCCAGCAGATGCCTGTCCTTCCTCCATAGATATGCACACCTTAATCCTTGACTGTGGGGCAATGCAGTTCATAGATACTGTGGGTCTGTCTGTGCTAAAGGAGACACATCATGACTATAAGGACATAGGCGTCCAGGTGCTCCTGGCTAACTGCAACCCTTCCATCCGCCACCGGCTCCGGGAGGGAGGCTGGGCTGGCGAATCAGACAGCGATGGTCAGCTGGCTTTCCACAGCATCCACGACGCGGTGCAGTTTGCTGAACGGTGGTACCATGtgcagcaggaggggagcaaggagaaaaatgatGCTCTCCTGGACCCCGAAGACCTGAACTTCCAGGCATCCTTGTAG